Within the Sporocytophaga myxococcoides DSM 11118 genome, the region CTGGCGTGATACTGTAGCTCCATTTATGGCTAAACCTAGAGAAGGTGTAAAACATCAAATATTATTTCCACAAAATTCATGATTGCACCATTTGTATTTGCACGCAACCCTGCCATTCAATTCGGATCAGGAAAAATCTCCGGTCTTCCTAAAGCTGTAAAAGCTTACGGCAGACAGGTCCTTATCGTAACAGGTGCTGCTTCTTTTATTAAAAGTAAAACCTGGGAGAAATTACAGGATGATTTCTCTAACAACGGCATTACCTGGGATCATTACACAATTGATAAAGAACCCTCTCCTTCGCTGGTGGATGAATGTGTTAAAAATTTTCAGGAGAAAAATATAGAGGTAGTTGTAGCTATTGGCGGTGGAAGCGTGTTGGATGCAGGGAAGGCTATTTCTGCCATGCTGAGAGAAAATGCATCTGTACAATTATTTCTTGAAGGTGTTGGAACAAGAACGCATTCTGGCAATAAGGTACCGTTTATTGCTGTCCCTACAACGTCAGGCACAGGAAGTGAAGCAACAAAAAACGCCGTGTTGTCAGAGGTGGGAGAACAAGGATTTAAAAAATCTTTGCGCCATGATAATTTTGTTCCTGATCTGGCAATTATAGATCCTGATCTGACATTATCCTGCCCTAAGCACATAACAGCATATACTGGTATGGATGCTTTTACTCAATTGCTGGAATCATTTCTATCTACCAATGCCAACCCAATGACTGATTCTCTTGCCATAGAAGGATTGAATAGAATTTCTGCCTCATTAGTCAATTGCTATGAAAATGGCAACACGGATATTGAAGCGCGCACAGATATGGCTTACGCTTCTTTGATCTCAGGCATTACCCTTGCTAATGCAGGTTTAGGTACAGTGCATGGTTTTGCTTCCACAATCGGTGGATACTTTGATATCCCTCATGGTGTAATTTGCAGTGCATTAATGGGACCTGTCAACAATATAACGGTAAAAAGCCTTCAGCAAAAAGATCCCCACCACATTGCCTTGCAGAAATATGCTAAAGTTGGCAAGATGTTCGCAAAGGAAAAAAATAAGTCTGATGCCTATTATATCGAGTTTATTGTAACGCAGATCGATGAGCTTACAAAGAGATTGGAAATACCAGCGTTGTCTGCATTTAACTTAACAAGTAAAGACATTGACCGGATAGTCACAGGATCTGACAATAAAAATAATCCTGTAAAGCTGAGTCCAGAACAGATGGCGGAAGCATTGGAAATGGCGTTGTAAATTTCTTAGCAACACTTTGAGCAACAGCAAGGCATTTCTGAGATATTTTGTCGCTGTTGCTCAAACTGCTCCTTTCTTCAATAGCCCCTTTGAATCTACGAGGATACCCTGGAATAACAATTGTATCCCTTCCCTGAACGCTAAGAATATTTCAACCAAACAAAGCAAAATTTAAAATCTTAGGTTATTGATTAAAATGTATCATTTTACTTAATTAACCGTAGTAAAAAACCAAATTAATAAACCACAA harbors:
- a CDS encoding iron-containing alcohol dehydrogenase, encoding MIAPFVFARNPAIQFGSGKISGLPKAVKAYGRQVLIVTGAASFIKSKTWEKLQDDFSNNGITWDHYTIDKEPSPSLVDECVKNFQEKNIEVVVAIGGGSVLDAGKAISAMLRENASVQLFLEGVGTRTHSGNKVPFIAVPTTSGTGSEATKNAVLSEVGEQGFKKSLRHDNFVPDLAIIDPDLTLSCPKHITAYTGMDAFTQLLESFLSTNANPMTDSLAIEGLNRISASLVNCYENGNTDIEARTDMAYASLISGITLANAGLGTVHGFASTIGGYFDIPHGVICSALMGPVNNITVKSLQQKDPHHIALQKYAKVGKMFAKEKNKSDAYYIEFIVTQIDELTKRLEIPALSAFNLTSKDIDRIVTGSDNKNNPVKLSPEQMAEALEMAL